TGGCAAAGGCCGTGTGCGTCTGGAATACAACATCCCTGCTCGTGGTCTGATCGGTTTCCGTAACCAGTTCCTGACCCTGACCAACGGTGCTGGCATCCTGACCTCGATCTTCGACCGTTACGACGTGATGAAGTCGGGCGACATGTCCGGCCGTCAGAACGGCGTTCTGGTTTCGGTTGAAACCGGCAAGGCGCTGACCTACTCCCTGGAAACCCTGCAGGCTCGTGGCAAGCTGTTCGTTGAACACGGTCAGGAAATCTACAACGGTCAAATCGTTGGCCTGAACAGCCGTGACAACGACCTGGGCGTCAACCCTACCAAGGGCAAGAAGCTCGACAACATGCGTGCTTCGGGTAAAGACGAAACCATCGCTCTGGTTCCACCTGTTCGCTTCACCCTGGAACAGGCTCTGGAATTCATCCAGGACGATGAGTTGTGTGAAGTGACTCCAAAATCGATTCGCCTGCGTAAGAAAATTCTTGACGAGAGCGAGCGTACCCGCGCTGCCAAGAAGGCCAAGGCTAACTAAGTCACTTAGTTAACCCGCCACAAAAAACGCCCCCGACCGCAAGGTTGGGGGCGTTTTTTTTGGGGTATTTGCGGTATGTCAGGCACACCGCTGGGGCTGCTATCTCTGGGTCAGAACTTGTCCAGGGTCCGCCGGCTATTGCTCTGGCGCTCCACTTCCTTGGGCTTGTAAGCGCAATAACCTGGACGCGGGCCGATTTTCGGGTGGTTGCGGCAGGTGTCGGGGCGCTTTTCATAAATAGTGCACAGACGGGATTTACGATCCAGGTAGTAGCAATCGTTGTTGCTCATGCGCTGGATGGTGAAGATCTCGGTGCGCTGGTTGAAGCGCTCGACTATCCCTTCCTTCTGCAGGCGCTTGGCGATGTTTTTCGGGGGATCGCCCATTTCGAACTCATCAACAATGCCAATGCGGATCAGGTCCTTGATCTTCACTTCGACCGGCAGCGTGCAGCAGCTGGATATGCAGGCGCCACACATGGGGGCGGAGTACTTGGCCCAGGTATCGAGACGGTCGATCTCCGCGGCAGCGATCAGGGTGGGCTTCATCATGGGCAATATCCAGCGTGTATCAGGGCGCGCGATCATACCGGGACTGGTGGATTTTTGAACAACCTTTCGCCAGATTTTTTTTATCCCGGCCGAATGCCCGCAAACCCCGGCACGACCCCTGCATCCATTTACCGTCAACAGCCTCACATTCGCGACTGACTCGCACCCATTGGAAAAACTGCCGAACCCATGCCTCTACCGTCTGTCAGACCGTCTAGGCTCAGACAATTCCATGCTCCCGAGGTCTCATCGATGACTCAAGAACCACTTGTTCGCGAAGCCGAGGTGGCTGCGTTCCGCGAAGCCGTCCTGACCAAACTGACGTACGCCGTCGGCAAAGACCCTGATCACGCCTTCGATCACGACTGGTTCGAGGCCATCGCGCTGGCGGCGCGTGATCACATGGTCGAGCACTGGATGGACCATACGCGGCAAATCTACCGCAAGGGCCAGAAGCGGGTGTATTACCTCTCGCTGGAGTTCCTCATCGGCCGCCTGCTTTACGACAGCCTGAGCAACCTCGGTTTGCTCGACGTCGCCCGCGAGGCACTGACCGAATTGGGTGTCGATCTGGAGCGCATCCGCCTGCTGGAACCCGACGCGGCGTTGGGCAACGGCGGCTTGGGGCGCCTGGCTGCGTGCTTCATGGAAAGCATGTCGACCCTGGGCATCGCCGGTCACGGCTACGGCATTCGCTACGAGCACGGGCTGTTCCGCCAAGCGATTGTCGACGGCTGGCAGCAGGAACAGACCGAGCACTGGCTGGATTTCGGTAACCCCTGGGAGTTCGAGCGGCCAGAGGTGATTTATCCAATCGGCTTTGGTGGCAGCGTCGAGACCCTCACCGATGCCAGCGGCAAGACCAAACAGGTCTGGACACCTGGAGAGACCGTGCGGGCGGTGGCCTATGACACGCCGGTAGTCGGCTGGCGCGGTGCCAGCGTCAACACGCTGCGCCTGTGGCGGGCGCGAGCGGTCGAAGATTTGCATCTGGAGCGTTTCAACGCCGGTGACCACCTGGGTGCAGTGGCGGAAGTGGCACGTGCGGAAAGCATCTCCAGAGTGCTTTATCCGGCCGACAGCACCGAGGCGGGGCAGGAATTGCGCCTGCGCCAGGAATATTTCTTCGTTGCCGCTTCGCTGCAGGACCTGCTGCGCCGCCATCGCAACATGCATACCTCGGTGCTGACCCTGGGCGATCATGCGGCGATCCAGCTCAACGACACTCACCCCTCGATTGCCGTGGCCGAATTGATGCGGCAACTGGTCGACGTGCACGACGTGGAATGGGACGCGGCCTGGCAGGTCACCGTCGATACGCTGTCCTACACCAACCACACCTTGCTCCCCGAGGCGCTGGAGACCTGGCCGGTAGGATTGATGGAGCGGATGCTGCCGCGGCACATGCAGATCATTTATCTCATCAACGCTCAACACATCGATTCGCTGCGGGCCAAGGGTATTCATGATTTCGACGTGTTGCGCGCGGTGTCGCTGATCGAGGAAGACAACGGCCGTCGCGTGCGCATGGGCAATCTGGCATTCCTTGGCTCCCACAGCGTCAACGGCGTGTCTGGCCTGCATACGCAACTGATGCGCAGCACGGTGTTCTCGGAACTGCACAAGCTGTACCCGGAGCGGATCAACAACAAGACCAACGGCATTACGTTCCGGCGCTGGTTGTACCAGGCCAACCCCGAGCTGACTTCGATGATGGTCGATGCCCTGGGCCCTGAATTGCTGGATAACCCCGAGGAACTGTTGGTCGGCCTGGAAGCGTTCGCCGAGAAGTCGGCGTTTCGCAAGCAGTTCGCCGAGCAACGGCTGCACAGCAAGAAAGCGCTGGCCTACCTGATTCACGAGCGCTTGGGCATCGCGGTCAACCCGGCGGCGCTGTTCGACGTGCAGGTGAAGCGGATTCACGAGTACAAACGCCAGTTGCTCAATTTGCTGCACACCGTCGCCCTGTATCAGGCGATCCGTGCCGAGCCGGAAACCGACTGGGTGCCGCGGGTGAAAATCTTCGCCGGCAAGGCGGCCGCCAGTTATCACCAGGCCAAACTGATCATCAAGTTGACCAACGACATCGCCCGCACGGTCAACAACGACCCGACCGTGCGCGGCCTGCTCAAAGTGGTGTTCCTGCCCAACTACAACGTCAGCCTGGCGGAGAGCATCATCCCGGCGGCGGACCTGTCGGAGCAGATCTCCACTGCCGGATTCGAGGCCTCGGGTACAAGCAACATGAAGTTCGGCCTCAACGGTGCATTGACCATCGGCACCCTGGACGGCGCTAACGTGGAAATGTGCGAACGCATCGGCGCCGAGCACATGTTCATTTTCGGTCTCAGCGCGCAGCAGGTCGAAGCGCGCAAACAGAATCATGAGTTCCATGCCGGCCCTGATATCGCCGCCTCCCATCGCTTGAACGACGTGCTGCAAGCGATTCGCAGCGGGGTGTTTTCGCCGGACGATCCGGCGCGCTACACCGGCCTGATCGATTCGCTGATCGACTACGACCGTTTCCTGGTCTGTGCTGATTTCGATTCCTACTGGGCGGCGCAGATGCGCGTCGAGAGTCTTTGGCATAACGATAACGAATGGTGGCGTTCTGCTGTACTGAACAGCGCGCGAATGGGCTGGTTCTCGTCTGACCGCACCATCCGCGAGTACGCCACGCAAATCTGGAAAGCCTTGGAGTAGCAGTCAGGATAAATCTGTTGCAGGCCCAGCGTTTGTTGGGCCGGATCGATATACTGGGCCCCGGTTTTACTGGATTCTTCAGTGCTTAGGGATATCGACCATGCAATGGACGTACATGCTGATTGGCCTGGTGCTGGGCTGGCTGCTGGATGAGTCCCTCAGCGACGCCTTTGTGGGCGCGCTGATTGGACTGGGCATTGGCCAGGTGCTGGCAATCAAACGCTTGAGCGGGCAAGCCGCCGAGCAGCAACGCCAATTGCATCTGGCGCAGGTCGCGCTGGGTGCGGTCGAGCAGCGTCTGGCGCTTCTAGAAGCCGGCGGCGAGCGCGTGGCGCCCGTTGCCGAGCCGCAGATTGTCGCCTCGACAAGCTCCGAGCCAGCCGCGCCAGAGCTGGTCTGGGAACTACCCCCTGAACTCGAGCCGCAACCGACGCCGGTCGACCACTGGATCGCTCGCGAGCCCGAGCAGCCAGCCGCCCCGCGTGGCCCGAACCTGATCGAACGCGGCATCAACGCAGCACGCAATTGGCTGCTGGGCGGCAACACCGTGCTGCGAGTCGGCGTGGTGCTGCTGTTTTTCGGCCTGGCGTTTCTGCTGCGCTATGCCACCGAAGGCATGGTGGTGCCGTTGGAAGTGCGCTATGCCGGGGTCGCCCTGGCCGCTTTGGCGCTGATGGGCCTGGGCTGGTGGCTGCGTCAGCGCAACCCTGACTACGCGCTGATTCTGCAAGGTGCCGGGATCGGCGTGCTGTACCTCACCGTATTCGCCGCCATGCGCTTGCACCCCTTGCTCGATCCGACGGCGGCTCTCGGACTGTTGGTGGCGGTCACGCTGTTCTCGGCGCTGCTGGCGATCAAGCAGGATTCCCTGGCGTTGGCCTGCGCAGCCGCCTTGGGTGGATTTGCCGCGCCGATCCTGACCTCTACCGGCGCCGGCAGCCATGTCGCGCTGTTCAGTTATTTCCTGCTGCTCAATGCCGGCATCCTCGCCATCGCCTGGTTCAAGGCCTGGCGCTTGCTGAACGTGATCGGCTTCGTCGGCACCTTCGGCATTGGATTCACATGGGGCTTGCGCGCCTACACGCCGGACCTGCTGGCCAGCACCGAGCCGTTTCTGATCGGCTTTTTTCTGATGTACCTGGCCATTGGCCTGCTGTATGCCCGGCGCAAATTGCAGGAGGCGCAGGACGTCCCGCAGACCGAGGACCGCTCTTCGCTGCTGCAGTGGTCGGCGCGCAACGGCGATTACGTCGACGGTACGCTGCTGTTTGGTCCGCCACTGGTGGGCTTCGGCCTGCAATTCGCGTTGGTCCAGCATTTGCCCTTGGCTGCGGCGTTCAGTGCCCTGGTCCTGGGCTTCCTCTACATGGGCCTGGCGTATGTCCTGCGCGGCGGACGGGCCTGGTTGCTGGCGCAAACCTGTCTGGCACTGGGCGTGATTTTCACCAGCCTGGCGATCCCCCTGGGCCTGGATGCACGCTGGACCACGGCAGCCTGGGCCGTGGAGGGAGCGGGCATCTACTGGCTCGGCCTGCGTCAACGGCGACCCGTCGCCCGAGCCTTTGCCTTGCTGCTGCAATTGGGGGCAGCGCTGATCTTTCTCAGCGAACTGCACGAGGGCGACAGCAGCCTGCTCAACGGTTCGACGCTGGGCGCGTTGCTTGTTGGTGTGGCCTTGCTGTTCAGCTTCTGGCAACTGCACCAGGCGCCCCTTGAGCGCAGCCGCAGTTGGGAACGCAAAGGCCTGCCGGTGCTGGCCTGCGCCGGTCTGACCTTCATCTATCTGTTGGCACCGTTGTTTTTCTTCAGCCACGGCACAGTGATCGGCTGGGCGCTGGCCGGGTTGCTGACGCTGCTGGTGGGCGTGCGCCTGCCGTCGCGCAGCGTGCTGGTGAGTGCCCTGGTGGTGCAATTGCTGGCGGGTGTGTTGGTGATCCTGGCCGCCGGCGCTGCCGAAGATCGCGTGTTGCTGGCCCATGCCGGGTTCTGGGCGCCAGCGCTGTTGGGTATGGCCGCGCTGCTGGGGGCCTGGCAGTTGCAGCGGTACGCCAATACATTCAGCGGACTCGACCTGCAACGCCTTTCGTACGGCCTGTTGGCCTGGGGTGCGGGCTGGTGGGCGCTGGCGCTGAGTAGTGAGGTGCTGCATTTCGCCGCGCCGTCCCTGCAATCGACCTGGTTGCTCGGCCTGCTGGCGCTCAGCGTGGCGCTGTGGGCCTGGCTCGCCCTGCGTCTGGCATGGCCGGCGCTGGGCGTGCTGTGCACGCTGTTGATTCCGGCTGCGACCCTGGTGTTGTTGGGCGCCTGGCATTCGCGCTACCACCCGGCCGCCGATTTCGGCTGGCTGGTCTGGACGCTGCTGTTCGCCGTGCATTTCCTCTCATTGAAGCGGCTGGCGACCCTGCTGCCGGCGACCGTCGCCAGTATCGCCCATGTACTCGGCTGCTGGCTGTTACTCGCGGTGCTGGTGCTGGAGTTGCGTTACGGACTGCTGGTGCTGTCGGAGCAGTACAACGCCTGGCGCTGGCTCGGCTGGGCGCTGGTGCCGAGCGTGTATCTGGTGCTGATGGCCGTGCCGCGTGCCTGGCCGTGGCCGCTGTCGAACTACAGCCGCGAGTACCGGCTATACGCTGCCTTGCCGCTGGCGTTGCTGATGCTTGCCTGGTTCTGGCTGGCGAACATCGCCAGCGACGGGAGCGCCGAGCCGCTGCCCTATCTACCGCTGATCAATCCGCTGGAAATCGGTCTGCTGTTCAGCCTGTTTGGCGTGTACCTGTGGTCGCGCAACACCCTCGATCAATTGCCCTTCGCCCAAGGCCAGCTCAGTCAGATTGTCGCCGGGGTTTCGCTGTTCGCCCTGTTCACCGCGATGGTCATGCGCACGGCGCACCACTGGAGTGGCGTGCCTTACGAGCTTGAGGCGCTGCTGGAATCGATGCGGGTGCAGGCCGGATTGTCGATTGTCTGGACCCTGATTGCCCTCGGCCTGATGATTGGTGGGCACCTGCGTAGCCGTCGCCAGGTCTGGCTGGTGGGCGCGGCGCTGATTGGCGTGGTGGTGGCCAAGTTGTTGTTTGTCGAATTGAGTAACCGCGGCGGTCTGGCGCGGATCGTGTCGTTTATCGGTGTCGGTGTGTTGCTGCTGGTGGTCGGCTATTTCGCGCCCCTGCCGCCCAGACGCATCGAAATCACATCGGGGCCGCAAGACGCGGTCAATGAATCCAAAGGAGTGTCGTCTTGAGCATCATGTTGAACCGGTCCTGGCTGGGTATCCTGGGCTGCTGTATTGCCTTGGCGGCACAGGCTCAGGACAGCCCCGCAGATTTCACCACCCAAATGCCGTTGACCCTCAGCGGCGAGGGCCCGTGGTACCGTCTCGATTTGCCGTTGGCGGTGCAATTGCATGCGCGTCAGACCGATCTCAGTGATCTGCGGGTGTTCAATGCCGCCGGTGAGGCGCAGGCCTATTCGCTGACCCTGGCGCAGCCTGCGGTGGGTGAAAGCCTGCCGCTGCATGAACTCAAGGCGTTCCCCTTGTACGATGCGGCGGATGCGGGCTCGGCGGTGCCGAACGTGCGGGTGCAGTCCAATGCCAACGGCACCCTGGTGCAGGTCCAGCCGCCCAGCCAACTGGAGGCCGGTGAAGAGGTGCGTCGCGGTTGGCTGCTGGATGCCAGTGCGATCAAGAAACCGTTGCAGCAGTTGATCCTTGACTGGTCCAGTGAACTGGATGGATTTCAGCGTTTCAGTATCGAAGCCAGCGACGACCTGCAGCATTGGCAGACCTGGGGCGAGGGGCAGGTTGCACGGCTGTCGTTTGCCGACGAGCGAGTCGAGCAGCGCGAAGTCGAGTTGCCTGGCCTGCGCGCGCGTTATTTGCGATTGCTGTGGCTGTCCCCACAAGGCGCGCCGGTGCTGACGTCGGCGCAGGTTCAAAGCCTCGACGCCAGTATCCCGCCTGCTCCGCTGGCGTGGTCCGCGCCTTTGTCCGGTAATCGGCTCAAGGATGCCGAGTACAGCTGGCAACTGCCCATGGGATTGAACGTCGAGCGCGTGCAGGTGCAGTTGGATGAAGCCAACAGCCTGGCCCCGGTATTGCTCTCGGGCCGGCGGGAAAGCAGCCTGCCGTGGCAGCCGTTGAGCAGCGGCTTGCTTTATCGCCTGAGCCAGAACGGCCAGGATGTGCTGCAGGACCAGTTACCCCTGCCGGGACAGGTGGTGCAGCAGCTCAAGTTGACGGTGGATGATCGCGGCGGTGGCCTGGGTGCGCAGGCACCGATGGTGCGCTACGCGGTGCGCTCGACTCAGTTGGTGTTCCTCGCCCGTGGCGCCGGCCCCTATACCCTGGCCCTCGGCAATCCGACGGTGAAGGCGGCCAGTCTGCCGTTGGCCACGCTGATTCCGGACTTCAATCCAAAACGCCTGGAAAACCTCGGTCAGGCCCAGGTCGAGGATGGCACGCTGGTGACGGCACCGAGCGCCGTGCTAACGCCGGCGCCGCCGGTAACTGACTGGAAAAAAATCGGCCTGTGGGCGGTGTTGCTGCTCAGTGTGGCGTTCCTCGCGGCCATGGCGTTCAGCCTGTCGCGCAAGCCGTCGGTCAAGTCCTGATCAGTGTTTGCCAGGTCGGCATAGACTTGGCAAACACATTGCTGTCGTACACCCAAACGTCCTTTTTTCGGACTACGCTCAACCCCGCACATGAACTCTGTTGTGCGAATCTCGTCTGATATGAGCAATTGCCTGACGACTCGCGCTAAACTGCGCGGGTTTTTAGCCCCCATTCCTTCGGAGCCTTCCATGTCCCGCGTTACCCTGAGTCGCTATTTGATCGAGCAGACCCGTAGCAACAACACGCCTGCCGATCTGCGTTTCCTGATCGAGGTTGTAGCGCGCGCCTGCAAGGAAATCAGCCATGCCGTATCCAAAGGCGCCCTGGGCGGCGTTCTGGGGAGCATGGGCACCGAAAACGTGCAGGGCGAAGTGCAGAAGAAACTCGACGTGATTTCCAACGAGATCCTGCTCGAAGCCAACGAATGGGGCGGTCACCTGGCCGGCATGGCGTCCGAAGAAATGGACAACGCCTACCAGATCCCGGGTAAATACCCGAAAGGCGCGTACCTGTTGGTATTCGACCCGCTGGACGGTTCGTCGAACATCGACATCAATGCCCCGGTCGGGACCATCTTCTCGGTACTGCGTTGCCCGAACGAGTACCTGAGCCAGAACGAAGCGCTGAACGAAAACGCCTTCCTGCAGCCAGGCACCCAGCAAGTCGCTGCCGGCTACGCGATCTACGGCCCGCAGACCATGCTGGTGCTGACCCTGGGCGACGGCGTCAAGGGCTTCACCCTGGACCGTGAAATGGGCAGCTTCGTGCTGACTCACGAGAACATCAGCATTCCTGAAACTACCCAGGAATTCGCCATCAACATGTCCAACCAGCGTCACTGGGAAGCCCCGGTACAACGCTACGTCGGCGAACTGCTGGCCGGTGAAGAAGGCGCGCTGAAAAAGAACTACAACATGCGCTGGGTCGCGGCGATGGTTGCCGACGTGCACCGCATCCTGACCCGTGGCGGTCTGTTCATGTACCCACGCGACAGCCGTGAGCCGTCGAAGCCGGGCAAACTGCGCCTGATGTACGAAGCCAACCCGATGTCGTTCCTGGTTGAGCAAGCCGGCGGCGCGTCCACCGACGGTCACCAGCGCATCCTCGACATCAAGCCCGAAGGCCTGCACCAGCGTGTTGCAGTGTTCCTGGGTTCGAAGCAGGAAGTTGCACGCATCACGGCTTACCACAAGGAATAAATCATGACCACGCCCTGGCAGCCGTTGCTTGAGTGGTGGTTCGGTTCGGCCGATGACCCCAACGCAGTGGCGGCGCAACAGGGCACGTTGTGGTTCGGCAAGCGTGACAGCCAGGACCTCGAAGCGCGCGAGCGTTTCGGGGAGCTGGTGGAACAGGCACTGGCCGGCGGATTGACCGAGTGGACGCAAGGTCCCGAAGGTTGGCTGGCCCTGGTGTTGTTGCTCGACCAATTACCGCGAATGATCTTTCGCGAGACCCCCAAGGCCTTTTCCGGCGATCTGCGCGCACAAAAGCTGGTAGCGCAGGGCATTGCGGCGGATTTCGACCGCGCGTTACGGCCGATCCAGCGGGTGTTCATCTATCTGGTATTCGAACACTGCGAGCACCTCGCGGTGCAGAACGAGGCGATCTCGCGCTTTACCGAGTTGATGAACCAGCAGCCCGAAGCCGATCGCGCGGTGTTCGCCGATAACCTCGACTATGCCGAACGGCATCAGCAGATCATCGCCCGGTTTGGCCGCTTTCCCCATCGCAATGCGGTGTTGGGGCGTGAGTCGACGGCTGAGGAATTGGCGTTTCTCAAGCGGCCTGGGTCGGGCTTCTGAAAAAGCTTTGCTGGCAAGCCAGCTCCTTCAGATCGCACACGTCCAGGTAGGAGCTGGCCTGCCAGCGAAGAGGCCCTTGAGGGGCACCTCAGATCCTGAAACTCCCCACCAACTGCTTCAACCGCGCCGCCTGTTGCTCAAGGTCGGCACACGCACGCAGGGTCGCCTGCAGGTTTTCCACCCCTTCCTGATTCAGCGTGTTGATCTCGGTAATGTCGACATTGATCGACTCGACCACGGCGGTCTGTTCTTCGGTGGCGGTGGCCACTGACTGGTTCATGCCGTCGATTTCGCCGATGCGCTGGGTCACACTGCCCAGCCGTGCGCCGGCCTGATTAGCGATGCCGACACTGTTTTCGCTCTGCCGCTGACTGTCGGTCATGATGCTCACCGCCGCGCTGGCGCCAACCTGCAGTTCCTCAATCATTGTCTGCACTTGCTGCGCCGAGTCCTGGGTGCGGTGGGCGAGGTTGCGCACTTCGTCGGCGACTACCGCGAAACCACGCCCGGCCTCACCGGCACGCGCGGCTTCGATGGCGGCGTTAAGCGCCAGCAGGTTGGTTTGCTGGGAGATGCTGGTGATCACCTCGAGGATCTGCCCGATGTTCACCGTGTTGCTGTTCAGGGTCTCGATGTTGCCGCAGGAATCGCTGATCTGTGCCGACAGTTGCTGCATCGCCGCGATGGTTCTATCCACCACCTGCTGACCTTCCTCAGCCAGGCCGCGCGCGTCGCTGGAATGCTGCGAGGCGAGGGCAGCGTTCTGCGCAATTTCCTGGGCGGCAGCGCCCAGTTCATTGATCGCTGCCGCGACGCTGCTGGTGCGCGAGGCTTGCTGGTCAGAGTTGAACATCGACGAGTTGGAGGCGCTGACCACCCGCAGGGCCACTTCGTTGACCTGTCCGGTGGCCGAGGACACTTCGCGGATTGAGTTATGGATGCGCTCAACGAAACGGTTGAAGGACAGCCCCAGGGTGCCGAATTCATCGTGGCCGTGAATCCTCAGGCGCTTGGTCAGGTCACCTTCGCCTTCGGCGATGTCGTGCATGGCCCTGCCCATGTCCAGCAGCGGCTGCATTAATACCCGGATCAACATGCCCAGCAGGCTGATGATGATCACCACGGCAATCAGCATGGCAACGATCGCCGAGGTGCGGAACTCGCTGAGCATTGAGAATGCCGTGTCCTGATCGAGCACCAGGGCTACGTACCAATTAGCCGACGGCACGCCGTTGACCGGGGTGAAGGAGATGAATTGGC
This region of Pseudomonas fluorescens genomic DNA includes:
- a CDS encoding glycogen/starch/alpha-glucan phosphorylase, whose protein sequence is MTQEPLVREAEVAAFREAVLTKLTYAVGKDPDHAFDHDWFEAIALAARDHMVEHWMDHTRQIYRKGQKRVYYLSLEFLIGRLLYDSLSNLGLLDVAREALTELGVDLERIRLLEPDAALGNGGLGRLAACFMESMSTLGIAGHGYGIRYEHGLFRQAIVDGWQQEQTEHWLDFGNPWEFERPEVIYPIGFGGSVETLTDASGKTKQVWTPGETVRAVAYDTPVVGWRGASVNTLRLWRARAVEDLHLERFNAGDHLGAVAEVARAESISRVLYPADSTEAGQELRLRQEYFFVAASLQDLLRRHRNMHTSVLTLGDHAAIQLNDTHPSIAVAELMRQLVDVHDVEWDAAWQVTVDTLSYTNHTLLPEALETWPVGLMERMLPRHMQIIYLINAQHIDSLRAKGIHDFDVLRAVSLIEEDNGRRVRMGNLAFLGSHSVNGVSGLHTQLMRSTVFSELHKLYPERINNKTNGITFRRWLYQANPELTSMMVDALGPELLDNPEELLVGLEAFAEKSAFRKQFAEQRLHSKKALAYLIHERLGIAVNPAALFDVQVKRIHEYKRQLLNLLHTVALYQAIRAEPETDWVPRVKIFAGKAAASYHQAKLIIKLTNDIARTVNNDPTVRGLLKVVFLPNYNVSLAESIIPAADLSEQISTAGFEASGTSNMKFGLNGALTIGTLDGANVEMCERIGAEHMFIFGLSAQQVEARKQNHEFHAGPDIAASHRLNDVLQAIRSGVFSPDDPARYTGLIDSLIDYDRFLVCADFDSYWAAQMRVESLWHNDNEWWRSAVLNSARMGWFSSDRTIREYATQIWKALE
- a CDS encoding DUF3999 domain-containing protein, with amino-acid sequence MSIMLNRSWLGILGCCIALAAQAQDSPADFTTQMPLTLSGEGPWYRLDLPLAVQLHARQTDLSDLRVFNAAGEAQAYSLTLAQPAVGESLPLHELKAFPLYDAADAGSAVPNVRVQSNANGTLVQVQPPSQLEAGEEVRRGWLLDASAIKKPLQQLILDWSSELDGFQRFSIEASDDLQHWQTWGEGQVARLSFADERVEQREVELPGLRARYLRLLWLSPQGAPVLTSAQVQSLDASIPPAPLAWSAPLSGNRLKDAEYSWQLPMGLNVERVQVQLDEANSLAPVLLSGRRESSLPWQPLSSGLLYRLSQNGQDVLQDQLPLPGQVVQQLKLTVDDRGGGLGAQAPMVRYAVRSTQLVFLARGAGPYTLALGNPTVKAASLPLATLIPDFNPKRLENLGQAQVEDGTLVTAPSAVLTPAPPVTDWKKIGLWAVLLLSVAFLAAMAFSLSRKPSVKS
- a CDS encoding methyl-accepting chemotaxis protein → MFNSDQQASRTSSVAAAINELGAAAQEIAQNAALASQHSSDARGLAEEGQQVVDRTIAAMQQLSAQISDSCGNIETLNSNTVNIGQILEVITSISQQTNLLALNAAIEAARAGEAGRGFAVVADEVRNLAHRTQDSAQQVQTMIEELQVGASAAVSIMTDSQRQSENSVGIANQAGARLGSVTQRIGEIDGMNQSVATATEEQTAVVESINVDITEINTLNQEGVENLQATLRACADLEQQAARLKQLVGSFRI
- a CDS encoding DUF2339 domain-containing protein — protein: MQWTYMLIGLVLGWLLDESLSDAFVGALIGLGIGQVLAIKRLSGQAAEQQRQLHLAQVALGAVEQRLALLEAGGERVAPVAEPQIVASTSSEPAAPELVWELPPELEPQPTPVDHWIAREPEQPAAPRGPNLIERGINAARNWLLGGNTVLRVGVVLLFFGLAFLLRYATEGMVVPLEVRYAGVALAALALMGLGWWLRQRNPDYALILQGAGIGVLYLTVFAAMRLHPLLDPTAALGLLVAVTLFSALLAIKQDSLALACAAALGGFAAPILTSTGAGSHVALFSYFLLLNAGILAIAWFKAWRLLNVIGFVGTFGIGFTWGLRAYTPDLLASTEPFLIGFFLMYLAIGLLYARRKLQEAQDVPQTEDRSSLLQWSARNGDYVDGTLLFGPPLVGFGLQFALVQHLPLAAAFSALVLGFLYMGLAYVLRGGRAWLLAQTCLALGVIFTSLAIPLGLDARWTTAAWAVEGAGIYWLGLRQRRPVARAFALLLQLGAALIFLSELHEGDSSLLNGSTLGALLVGVALLFSFWQLHQAPLERSRSWERKGLPVLACAGLTFIYLLAPLFFFSHGTVIGWALAGLLTLLVGVRLPSRSVLVSALVVQLLAGVLVILAAGAAEDRVLLAHAGFWAPALLGMAALLGAWQLQRYANTFSGLDLQRLSYGLLAWGAGWWALALSSEVLHFAAPSLQSTWLLGLLALSVALWAWLALRLAWPALGVLCTLLIPAATLVLLGAWHSRYHPAADFGWLVWTLLFAVHFLSLKRLATLLPATVASIAHVLGCWLLLAVLVLELRYGLLVLSEQYNAWRWLGWALVPSVYLVLMAVPRAWPWPLSNYSREYRLYAALPLALLMLAWFWLANIASDGSAEPLPYLPLINPLEIGLLFSLFGVYLWSRNTLDQLPFAQGQLSQIVAGVSLFALFTAMVMRTAHHWSGVPYELEALLESMRVQAGLSIVWTLIALGLMIGGHLRSRRQVWLVGAALIGVVVAKLLFVELSNRGGLARIVSFIGVGVLLLVVGYFAPLPPRRIEITSGPQDAVNESKGVSS
- a CDS encoding DUF924 family protein, which translates into the protein MTTPWQPLLEWWFGSADDPNAVAAQQGTLWFGKRDSQDLEARERFGELVEQALAGGLTEWTQGPEGWLALVLLLDQLPRMIFRETPKAFSGDLRAQKLVAQGIAADFDRALRPIQRVFIYLVFEHCEHLAVQNEAISRFTELMNQQPEADRAVFADNLDYAERHQQIIARFGRFPHRNAVLGRESTAEELAFLKRPGSGF
- a CDS encoding class 1 fructose-bisphosphatase, with the translated sequence MSRVTLSRYLIEQTRSNNTPADLRFLIEVVARACKEISHAVSKGALGGVLGSMGTENVQGEVQKKLDVISNEILLEANEWGGHLAGMASEEMDNAYQIPGKYPKGAYLLVFDPLDGSSNIDINAPVGTIFSVLRCPNEYLSQNEALNENAFLQPGTQQVAAGYAIYGPQTMLVLTLGDGVKGFTLDREMGSFVLTHENISIPETTQEFAINMSNQRHWEAPVQRYVGELLAGEEGALKKNYNMRWVAAMVADVHRILTRGGLFMYPRDSREPSKPGKLRLMYEANPMSFLVEQAGGASTDGHQRILDIKPEGLHQRVAVFLGSKQEVARITAYHKE
- a CDS encoding YkgJ family cysteine cluster protein encodes the protein MMKPTLIAAAEIDRLDTWAKYSAPMCGACISSCCTLPVEVKIKDLIRIGIVDEFEMGDPPKNIAKRLQKEGIVERFNQRTEIFTIQRMSNNDCYYLDRKSRLCTIYEKRPDTCRNHPKIGPRPGYCAYKPKEVERQSNSRRTLDKF